Proteins from one Gossypium raimondii isolate GPD5lz chromosome 8, ASM2569854v1, whole genome shotgun sequence genomic window:
- the LOC105791627 gene encoding 3-methyl-2-oxobutanoate hydroxymethyltransferase 1, mitochondrial, which produces MAFLTKLSKISPLARVCLSRCMSHVPENTVYGGPTPQTADRRVTLNQLKQKYKKGEPITVVTAYDYPSAVHLDIAGIDICLVGDSASMVVHGHDTTLPISLEEMLVHCRAVARGAKRPLLVGDLPFGTYETSTSQAVDTAVKVLREGGMDAIKLEGGSPSRITAAKAIVEAGIAVIGHVGLTPQAISVLGGFRPQGKNVSSAIKVVETAMALQEAGCFSVVLECVPAPVAAAATSALRIPTIGIGAGPFCSGQVLVYHDLLGMLQHPHHAKVTPKFCKQYACVGDVIKKALSEYKEEVNNGSFPGPSHTPYKMNPDDVNGFFNELEKLGLNKAASAATAAAEKMNTAQRPDTETSQK; this is translated from the exons ATGGCATTTTTAACCAAACTGTCCAAGATTTCTCCACTGGCCAGAGTCTGCCTAAGTCGCTGCATGAGCCACGTCCCGGAGAACACCGTCTACGGTGGCCCAACACCACAAACCGCCGACCGGAGAGTGACCCTTAATCAGTTGaagcaaaaatacaaaaagggCGAGCCCATCACCGTTGTCACAGCCTATGACTATCCATCGGCGGTCCACCTCGACATCGCCGGCATCGACATCTGCCTCGTTGGAGACTCTGCTTCCATGGTCGTTCACGGCCACGACACAACTCTCCCTATATCACTCGAAGAAATGCTCGTTCATTGTCGCGCTGTAGCTCGCGGCGCCAAGCGACCGCTTCTTGTTGGTGATTTGCCTTTTGGGACCTACGAGACAAGCACCAGTCAG GCAGTTGATACGGCGGTTAAGGTCTTAAGGGAAGGTGGGATGGATGCTATCAAACTGGAAGGAGGGTCCCCTTCAAGAATCACCGCCGCAAAAGCCATTGTTGAAGCCGGAATTGCGGTTATAGGGCATGTCGGACTTACTCCTCAGGCAATTAGTGTACTTGGGGGATTCAGACCACAAGGCAAGAATGTTTCTAGTGCCATCAAG GTTGTAGAGACTGCAATGGCTTTGCAGGAAGCTGGATGCTTCTCGGTTGTTTTGGAATGTGTGCCGGCACCTGTGGCTGCTGCAGCCACATCTGCTCTTCGAATTCCCACAATCGGCATCGGAGCTGGTCCTTTTTGCAGTGGACAG GTTCTAGTTTACCATGATCTACTAGGAATGCTTCAACACCCACATCATGCAAAG GTTACTCCAAAGTTCTGTAAGCAGTATGCTTGTGTCGGAGATGTCATAAAAAAAGCTCTTTCAGAATACAAGGAAGAAGTAAACAACGGTTCATTCCCTGGTCCTTCCCACACCCCATACAAAATGAATCCCGATGATGTGAATGGTTTCTTTAATGAGTTGGAGAAATTGGGTCTGAACAAGGCAGCATCCGCGGCGACTGCAGCAGCCGAGAAGATGAACACAGCACAACGGCCAGACACCGAGACGtctcaaaagtga
- the LOC105791626 gene encoding WRKY transcription factor 22 has translation MDVDWDLHAVVRGCATVTTTTTSSGGGCGGVAANSSLMADFYPQSRFSSFGSQEEPFQGQFSCFLNQFEAKNAMEELHELYKPFFPKSQPQRKQQQEHQQVKPKLSQVGSVTTASSSTSTNNSRSKRRKNQLKRVCHVPPEGLSSDVWAWRKYGQKPIKGSPYPRGYYRCSSSKGCLARKQVERHRSDPNMFIVTYTAEHNHPAPTHRNSLAGSTRQKPFTPQTVTAGDSVKPSSSKPADSLSPTTSVDEGVVVQSTQVHSREDLVEDEGEDEFGMSDTAVSDDFFEGLEGLAEIVTGNCFPENFPASFDFSWTANNAATAAGGI, from the exons ATGGATGTGGATTGGGATTTGCATGCGGTGGTGAGGGGCTGCGCCACCGTTACAACAACCACCACCAGCAGCGGCGGCGGCTGCGGTGGTGTTGCTGCAAACAGTTCTTTAATGGCGGATTTCTACCCTCAATCCCGTTTTTCTTCGTTTGGTAGCCAAGAAGAACCTTTTCAGGGTCAATTTTCGTGTTTTCTGAATCAGTTCGAAGCTAAGAACGCCATGGAGGAATTGCATGAGCTTTACAAACCTTTCTTCCCCAAATCTCAACCTCAGAGAAAACAACAGCAAGAACATCAACAAGTAAAGCCTAAGCTGTCTCAAGTTGGCTCTGTTACAACAGCTAGTAGCAGCACTTCTACGAACAATTCTCGATCTAAAAGAAG AAAGAATCAGCTGAAAAGGGTTTGCCATGTGCCGCCGGAAGGTCTCTCTTCAGATGTGTGGGCATGGAGAAAATATGGTCAAAAACCCATCAAGGGATCTCCTTATCCAAG GGGATATTACAGATGTAGTAGCTCAAAGGGGTGTTTGGCCCGGAAACAAGTCGAACGACACAGATCCGACCCGAATATGTTCATAGTTACGTACACGGCCGAGCACAACCACCCTGCTCCGACGCATCGGAATTCACTCGCTGGCAGCACTCGCCAGAAGCCTTTCACTCCACAAACGGTCACCGCCGGTGACTCAGTCAAACCTTCCTCATCTAAACCCGCCGACAGCTTGTCTCCGACAACCTCCGTGGATGAAGGGGTTGTGGTTCAAAGTACACAGGTGCACAGCCGAGAGGATTTGGTTGAAGATGAAGGGGAAGATGAGTTTGGGATGTCGGACACGGCGGTGAGTGATGATTTCTTCGAGGGTTTAGAAGGACTCGCTGAAATTGTCACCGGAAATTGCTTTCCCGAAAACTTTCCGGCAAGTTTTGACTTTTCTTGGACTGCAAATAATGCAGCTACTGCCGCCGGTGGCATCTAA
- the LOC105793355 gene encoding protein MAINTENANCE OF MERISTEMS-like, producing MARLIRNDEHISDAANNEDSFRLLRARVSVLKKAPDARLMSYLELAGFGSVALIRSSDLHFDLLSALVERWHPETHTFYFPCGECTVTLEDVALQLGLPIDGSPVTGVSSFTDPAALCYQLLGDSPGNGESYFSGIKFTWLKAKIGQLSATATEGELMCVARAYIMHMVGAVLMPDTNGDSVHLMYLSLLADLFTARSYSWGSAVLAMLYRELCRATKPDVRDIGECLILLQSWALYRLPFLASISHQPYLYPLPLRWIVRPGIEKSYDVPIYRLMIEQYAREGFIWMPYRRPEITNVVPSSAYVDSHIWCTNALIINFNVVEWYHGDRVLRQFGCIQPIPDPPCQLGEVHGMTKRGRF from the exons ATGGCTCGATTGATTAGAAACGATGAACACATATCTGATGCGGCTAATAACGag gaCTCGTTTCGATTATTAAGGGCCCGTGTGAGTGTTTTAAAGAAAGCTCCAGATGCACGATTGATGTCGTACTTGGAGCTAGCCGGATTTGGGTCAGTAGCATTGATCCGGTCCTCCGACTTGCactttgatttattatctgcGCTAGTGGAGCGGTGGCACCCGGAGACCCACACTTTCTATTTTCCTTGCGGGGAGTGCACGGTTACCTTGGAGGATGTTGCATTGCAGCTTGGGCTCCCAATTGACGGGAGTCCCGTAACGGGAGTATCTTCATTTACCGATCCGGCTGCACTTTGTTATCAGCTCCTAGGAGACTCGCCAGGGAACGGTGAGTCATATTTTTCCGGcataaaatttacatggctaaaAGCTAAAATTGGACAATTATCAGCGACCGCCACTGAAGGTGAGTTGATGTGCGTTGCTcgagcgtacatcatgcatatgGTAGGGGCAGTACTCATGCCTGATACAAACGGCGACAGTGTACATTTGATGTACTTGTCCCTGCTAGCTGATTTGTTCACTGCTAGGTCGTATAGCTGGGGTTCCGCTGTCCTAGCAATGTTGTACCGGGAGCTTTGTCGAGCGACAAAGCCGGATGTGCGCGACATCGGCGAATGTCTCATACTGCTGCAGTCCTGGGCGCTTTATCGGCTGCCGTTTTTGGCATCCATTAGTCACCAACCGTATCTATATCCACTGCCACtcag gTGGATTGTTCGTCCAGGCATCGAGAAGTCGTATGATGTCCCAATATACCGCCTCATGATTGAACAGTATGCCCGGGAAGGG tttatatggatgccATACCGGAGGCCAGAAATTACAAATGTTGTACCCTCGTCTGCATACGTTGATTCACATATATGGTGCACTAACGCACTAATTATCAATTTCAACGTAGTCGAGTGGTATCACGGAGACCGGGTACTACGGCAGTTTGGATGCATCCAACCTATCCCGGATCCGCCGTGCCAGTTGGGGGAAGTTCACGGCATGACAAAGAGAGGAAGATTTTAA